The genomic region ATATGTTCCTCTCTTTGAAGAAACTTATGACACTTGTTTTTAAAATCTAATTCAATGCTTCTGTTAAAAATATCAGGCAAACTGGAAGTCTTATTATTTTTTAAATAATCGAATTTCATTACTTCCTTAAATAAATCTTCCCTATGGAAACCCATGTAATTATAGAAATCATATAGAATAACATACAGTTGGTTCTTCCCATGAAATGCATGCTGCAGCTCTTCTCTTTCCCAAAACTTATATAAATCTTCAAAAAATTTAAAAGCACTTTTATAGAAGTTTGCTAATATTAAATTTAATGTACTTTTAAACATTCCAGTATTATAGTAGGTCTCTACCATTTCCTCAATACCCTTAAGTCTAATAACCTCCCCATATGATAATACCTCTGTTTCTAGTACTTCATAAGGAGGTGAGTCTAAATATATGTACCCTAAATCCTGAGCTCTATTTCTAAGTCCAGACCCTTTTAACAACTTCAAAAATCCCAACTGAAGTTTATCCGGTCTAAGGGAAAATACATCATCAAATGACTTTCGAAAGCTAAAATAGTCTTCCTTCGGTAATCCAACTATTAAATCTAAATGTTGATGAATATTTTTAAAACTACTTATTGTATTTACATTTTTCTTTACTAGCTCAAAATCCATCTTTCTTTGAATAATAGAAAGTGTTTCTTCATTTGTAGATTGTACTCCTATTTCAAATTGAAACAATCCTACTGGTGAAGTTCTTACTAAGTCTAGTATTTCTTTATCTAATATATCTGCAGCAATTTCAAAATGAAAATTTGTTTTTTTATTGTTATGCTCCAAAATAAACTTAATTATTTCAATCGAAATCTTTTTGTTAGCATTAAATGTCCTATCAACAAACTTAACTTGTTTTACATTCATGTCTAGAAAATGCTTTAAATCCTTCTTCACCCTATTAATACTCATAAACCTTAATCCCTCAGTTGAAGAAGACAGGCAATACTGACAGTTAAATGGACAACCCCTAGAGCTTTCATAATATACAATTTTGTCAGGATTAAATCCTTCAAGTTCATAGGGAAAGGGTAATAAATCCATATCCAATTCATAACAACCAGTACTTGTCAAAAACACTTCTCCCTTAGCCCTATACACCAAGTTTGGAACTTCAGTGAAATCCCCATCATTGATTAAACATTCAACTA from Serpentinicella alkaliphila harbors:
- a CDS encoding B12-binding domain-containing radical SAM protein, whose amino-acid sequence is MNIILTAINAKYIHTNIAIRYLKGMVKDIVKDVKIKEYTINNSMQYILSELYKERPDVLCFSCYIWNIELVLNLCKHIKMILPDTLIILGGPEVSYDTIELMNNNDSIDIVIVGEGEQTFKHLVECLINDGDFTEVPNLVYRAKGEVFLTSTGCYELDMDLLPFPYELEGFNPDKIVYYESSRGCPFNCQYCLSSSTEGLRFMSINRVKKDLKHFLDMNVKQVKFVDRTFNANKKISIEIIKFILEHNNKKTNFHFEIAADILDKEILDLVRTSPVGLFQFEIGVQSTNEETLSIIQRKMDFELVKKNVNTISSFKNIHQHLDLIVGLPKEDYFSFRKSFDDVFSLRPDKLQLGFLKLLKGSGLRNRAQDLGYIYLDSPPYEVLETEVLSYGEVIRLKGIEEMVETYYNTGMFKSTLNLILANFYKSAFKFFEDLYKFWEREELQHAFHGKNQLYVILYDFYNYMGFHREDLFKEVMKFDYLKNNKTSSLPDIFNRSIELDFKNKCHKFLQREEHIKCYLPNYINLPAKQIIKKVHFEIFSYDVGEIDKDPQQLHSIKEKDIVILFDYDMDKMALDYSKCYGIDYEVFENVDNKKGD